GCCGCGGTCATCCTGCTCAGTGGGTTGTCGCTGCCTGAGATGAACGGCGACATGAGCTCATTCACGAACACCGACTCACGCCAGTGGCTGCCCTCGGTGCCGGGGCCACCGAAGTTGGCGACCGGTACCGGCTCCGGTTCCTCCTGACCGAGGAGCGCGGCAAACTCGGCCATGGCGCGGGGGCCCCGGAAGGTTGGATTCTGGGTGCCGGCGCCTTTGAGGAGGCCGAAGAACTTCCATAGCGTGCCGATGCCCAGGACGTGCCCCATCTCGTGCGTGATGACGTCGATGAGGGTGTTGTTCGCCTCCATAGCCGCCAGGTCGGAGGTGTCGAACCTCATCAGGCCCTTCGCCGGTAGGTGGGCGCCGAACTCCGCGGTCTCGTCGCGGAAGTCGGTGGGTCCGGCCATGCCCAGGACGCCCGAGGGGCCGTCGATGTCGACGCCCTCCGCGTCGATCAGCAGGTCGTCGATGATGTCGGCCCCGACGAGGGCGGTGTCCAGGTCCCCGACGATGACCCGGGACCAGCGTTCGGCTGCGGCCGCGAAGGCGTCCTGCTGATTCTGAGTCAGTCCACCGAGGAAGCGGACTTCGATGATGAACGGCGACGTGGTGTTGGCGATTGCCTTGGCCCGCTCGAAGCTGGCCACGGCCCGGTACGTCTTGAAGGTGCCGGTGGTGACGGTGCCCATCGTGGATCTCCTCTGGCCATAGACCTCATGGAGTCGCCCCCGCAACCCAAACTAGGCCAAATGAGGCATATGCTCTTGTTGGTGAATCAACCACCAGGGCATGAGGCCGTGCTCGTCGGTTGAGCGGGAAATCAACGACGACGCGTCCGCCGCAGGCGATGCCGAACCGCACCCTGGGTCACCGGTCCGAGGTCCAAGTAGCCCCCTCCGCACTGGCCACGCCCCGACCCGGCGCCGGGAGCGATGCCGTGGGAGGCGTTCCGCACTTCCCTGGGCTGGAGAGCAACCGGCCCCGCCCCGAACGAAGTAACGCCCCACGTCCCGTGTTACCCGTTCCCACACGATCCGCCCTCACCTGGTCGAGGGAGGGCTATAGGTAGGGGCTGGCTCCGCGTCGTGGGCTGCCTGCTCCTCCGCTTCAGCAGTAGCCAGCGCCGGGGCAACGGCGCGGCGAGGGCGGATCGCGACAGCTCGTACGCCTGGTCCACCTTCGTCTTCAGGAGGCTACGCGGGCACTCTCGGGAAGATCCTCCTCCTGCTCATCGTGGCCGAAACGCAGAA
The DNA window shown above is from Streptomyces chartreusis and carries:
- a CDS encoding leishmanolysin-related zinc metalloendopeptidase — its product is MGTVTTGTFKTYRAVASFERAKAIANTTSPFIIEVRFLGGLTQNQQDAFAAAAERWSRVIVGDLDTALVGADIIDDLLIDAEGVDIDGPSGVLGMAGPTDFRDETAEFGAHLPAKGLMRFDTSDLAAMEANNTLIDVITHEMGHVLGIGTLWKFFGLLKGAGTQNPTFRGPRAMAEFAALLGQEEPEPVPVANFGGPGTEGSHWRESVFVNELMSPFISGSDNPLSRMTAASLGDLGYQVDLEGAERYMLPNLLQVAKEGMLVPHVAPIGDGIMLPVVPTRLPAATP